The DNA region CGCGATGGCCGACGACCTCACGCCGGAGGAGGCGACCTCTTTGGTCATGGTCCTGGGCGACCGGTCGTTCATCGGCGGGATGCAGGCCTGCGCGCAGCGAAAGAAGCTGCCCCCTTGGCTGAAGAAATACCTGATCAAGGGGCTTTGCACCCTGGCCGCCAAATTGTGCTGCGAATACGCGCCCGATCTCTGCGATGCGTGCGAGACGGCCGAGTATTTCTGCCTCGTGTGGACCAAGCCGGGCGGCAAGGGCAAGCCGCCCAAGCCTCAGCCGTAGCTCCCTGCTTGAGGGCGGTCGACCGGCCGCGGGGAGGCGGGATCCGCCCCGCCTTCCCGCGGGTCGGCTCGGCCCGGCGGCGTGGCGCGCGCCGCCGCGGCTCGAGTCGGCCGCCGCGCGCGGCGCCGCGGCGGCCGCCGCCCGGCGCGCGCCGGCACGAACTCGGAGCGCGTTGGTCAATTATGGATGACCGCGATGCACTGTGCGGGGTCATCACGGCGAGCCGACGACGGCGGTGTGCCCTGTCGCGCAGGCCCGACGCCGCCGGCGACGCGAGCGGGCGACGGCTGCAGGGGACTGGCGCGCTCCGATTTCGTATACTGGTCGCGTCCGCGCGCCGCGACGGACGGACAGGGGGATCAGCGAGCATGGCCGTCGAACTCGCCGCGGTGTTGCAGCGCCACCCGTGGCCGGCGTCGCTGCGCGATACCGGCGTGGAGTGGATGTGGCATTGGCGGTTCGAAGTCGACGCGCCGCCGGACGTGCTATGGCCGCACCTGTCCGACACGAGCCGATTCAACCGCGCGCTCGGCCTCGGGCGCATGCAGTTCGAGGAGCGCGACGGCGCGCTGCACGGCGACGGTCGCAACGGGTTCGTGCGCCAGCAGTGGATCGAGGAGCCGTGGCAGTGGGTGGCGGAACGTGAACTCGCATCGATTCGCGTCTACGCGCGCGGCCTCGCCTACGGGTCGCGCGTCGTCTACGCGCTGGCGCCCAACGGGCGCGGCGGCAGCGAGCTGCACGTTCACTTCACGTGGTTGCCGCGGGGATGGTACGGGCGGTTGGCGCTCGCCCTGGGTATGCGTTGGCTGCGGCGCCAGTACGCGCGCGCGACCGCGCGCCTCGCCCGCGAGCTGCGCGAAGCGTCGCCGCACGATCGGCTGCTGCCTGCGGCCGCGCCGCCGCTGGACGATGCCGCGCGCGCTCGCCTCGACACGTTGCGGGAACAACTGTATGGCGCACCCGTGTCGCGCGCCGTCGTCGATCGGCTCGTCGACCATGTGTCGACGGGTGACGAACTCGAGCTGTACCGCATTCGGGTCGTACCGCTGGCGCGCCGCTGGGGCGTCGACGACGGCGAGTTGTTGGTCGCCTGTCTGTACGCGACGCGCGTCGGCCTGCTCGAACTGAGCTGGGACGTCGTGTGTCCGCACTGTCGCGGCGTCCGGTTCGAGGCTCGGTCGCTGGGCGACGTGCCGGTGCGCGAGGCGTGCGAGGCGTGCGACGTCCAGTTCGCGATCGACGCGGATCGCGCGCTCGAGATCACGTTTCACGTCCACCCGTCGATCCGCGCCGTACCGAAGGTGTTCTACTGCAGCGCCGAGCCGGCGACCAAACCGCACATCCTGGTGCAGCAGACCGTCCCGGCGGGGCAGACGCGCACCGTGCCGACCTCGCTGGCGGCCGGCCGCTATCGGATTCGGGTGCGCGGTCGCGACGGCCATCGCTTCCTCGATGTCGTCGCGGGCGGGCCGGCGGCGGTAACCTGGCGCGCAAGCGACGGCGGCGATCTGCGCGGCGGACCGGGGTGCGAACTCGTGTTGATCAACGACCGCGACGCGGACGCGCGGTTCGTCATCGAGTCGGCCGGCGAGGACGACGACGCGGTGCGGCCGTCGCGCGTGTTCAATCTGCAGGACTTTCGCGACCTGTTTTCGGAGCAGTACCTGGCTGCCGATCTGCAACTGTCCGTCGGCGAGCAGACGATCCTATTTACCGACATGGTCGGCTCGACCGAGTTCTACGGCAGCCGCGGCGATCCGGACGCGTTCATGGAAGTGAAGCGCCACTTCACCGAGGTCTACGCGATCGTGCGGCGCCACCGCGGCTGCGTCGTAAAGACGATCGGCGACGCGGCGATGGCGGCGTTCAGCCGGCCGGCCGACGCGGTCGCCGCGGCGCGCGAGGTGGCGCTGCGCTTCGGCCCACACCGGACCGATACCGCGATTCGGCTGCGCGTGTCGATCAACACGGGACCGTGCATCGCCGTCAATCTCAACAGCGGCATCGACTATTTCGGCGGCACGGTGAACATGGCGTCGAAGCTGCAAGCGAAGGCCGGTGCGGGCGAGGTGGCGATCGCCGCCGCGACCTGCGAGGCGCCCGGCGTGCGCGCGCTGCTCGACGAACTGGGCGCCGAGTTGGAGCCGGACTGCCTGGAGCACCCCGCGCTGCCGGCGCCGCTGCGGCTCGTGCGGTGGAAGGTGGCGCCCGCGCCGTAGCGGCCCGCGCGAGCTGGAGCGGCCCGCTACCCTTGATCGGCGTTGCGTTGCTTGTCGAGGAAGTCCTCGTCGAAGTAGTCGAGCTTGTGCAGCGGCATGATCAGGCTGCTGAGCAGATTGAGCAGGTGGGCATCGATCCGCTTGTAATACCGCGCGCCGAGAGTGAGCTTTACCACCGTGCTCGGCTTG from Deltaproteobacteria bacterium includes:
- a CDS encoding adenylate/guanylate cyclase domain-containing protein produces the protein MDDRDALCGVITASRRRRCALSRRPDAAGDASGRRLQGTGALRFRILVASARRDGRTGGSASMAVELAAVLQRHPWPASLRDTGVEWMWHWRFEVDAPPDVLWPHLSDTSRFNRALGLGRMQFEERDGALHGDGRNGFVRQQWIEEPWQWVAERELASIRVYARGLAYGSRVVYALAPNGRGGSELHVHFTWLPRGWYGRLALALGMRWLRRQYARATARLARELREASPHDRLLPAAAPPLDDAARARLDTLREQLYGAPVSRAVVDRLVDHVSTGDELELYRIRVVPLARRWGVDDGELLVACLYATRVGLLELSWDVVCPHCRGVRFEARSLGDVPVREACEACDVQFAIDADRALEITFHVHPSIRAVPKVFYCSAEPATKPHILVQQTVPAGQTRTVPTSLAAGRYRIRVRGRDGHRFLDVVAGGPAAVTWRASDGGDLRGGPGCELVLINDRDADARFVIESAGEDDDAVRPSRVFNLQDFRDLFSEQYLAADLQLSVGEQTILFTDMVGSTEFYGSRGDPDAFMEVKRHFTEVYAIVRRHRGCVVKTIGDAAMAAFSRPADAVAAAREVALRFGPHRTDTAIRLRVSINTGPCIAVNLNSGIDYFGGTVNMASKLQAKAGAGEVAIAAATCEAPGVRALLDELGAELEPDCLEHPALPAPLRLVRWKVAPAP